A region of Micromonospora sp. WMMD882 DNA encodes the following proteins:
- a CDS encoding DUF4240 domain-containing protein translates to MRERDDFWSLVEGSAAATDHPDGRLAWLIDRLAARPVPEVVDFAVRLDEARRRADTWPLWAAARRIRGGRCSDDGFHHFQAWLVGLGRQTFERVVADPDALADVPQVRRLAGRSPDDWAHHERPDWECLGYVADTAYERLTREPAGLDGSVGARGVQRGLLPDGSDDAEGLRDPAVFARRFPRLAGLFPLPGPVTGDVCQTATS, encoded by the coding sequence GTGCGGGAACGTGACGACTTCTGGTCCCTCGTGGAGGGTTCCGCGGCGGCCACCGACCATCCGGACGGGCGGCTGGCCTGGCTCATCGACCGGCTCGCCGCGCGCCCCGTCCCTGAGGTGGTCGACTTCGCCGTCCGGCTGGACGAGGCGCGTCGCCGGGCCGACACCTGGCCGCTGTGGGCGGCGGCCCGGCGGATCCGCGGCGGCCGCTGCTCCGACGACGGGTTCCACCACTTCCAGGCGTGGCTGGTCGGGCTCGGTAGGCAGACCTTCGAGCGGGTGGTCGCCGACCCGGACGCGCTTGCCGACGTGCCGCAGGTCCGCCGGCTCGCCGGGCGGTCGCCGGACGACTGGGCCCACCACGAGCGGCCCGACTGGGAGTGCCTGGGCTACGTGGCCGACACGGCGTACGAGCGGCTCACCCGCGAGCCGGCGGGGCTGGACGGCTCGGTCGGCGCGCGTGGGGTCCAGCGGGGTCTCCTCCCGGACGGGTCGGACGACGCGGAGGGTCTGCGCGATCCGGCCGTGTTCGCCCGCCGGTTCCCGCGGCTCGCCGGGCTGTTCCCGCTGCCCGGTCCGGTGACCGGGGACGTCTGTCAAACTGCCACCTCATGA
- a CDS encoding DUF4240 domain-containing protein: MRTDDFWQLIDQARAGAPGEPDAVAARAVALLAERDPADIVGYARHQQRVLAASYRVDLWGAAYLINGGASDDGFEYFRGWLMTQGRAVFAGAVADPDSLAELPRVRSAALSGEEFECEDMLAVPWDAYRKATASDLPAERDPVTPPDLNDFWDFDDEAEARRRLPRLAALFTEPPVE; encoded by the coding sequence ATGAGGACCGACGACTTCTGGCAGTTGATCGACCAGGCGCGGGCGGGCGCCCCGGGAGAGCCCGACGCGGTCGCCGCCCGGGCCGTCGCCCTGCTCGCCGAGCGCGATCCGGCGGACATCGTCGGGTACGCGCGCCACCAGCAGCGGGTGCTCGCCGCCTCCTACCGGGTCGACCTGTGGGGCGCGGCGTACCTGATCAACGGGGGCGCCTCGGACGACGGTTTCGAGTATTTCCGGGGCTGGTTGATGACCCAGGGGCGGGCGGTGTTCGCCGGGGCGGTGGCGGATCCCGACTCGCTGGCCGAGTTGCCCCGGGTCCGGTCCGCCGCGCTCAGCGGCGAGGAGTTCGAGTGCGAGGACATGCTGGCGGTGCCGTGGGACGCGTACCGGAAGGCGACCGCGTCCGACCTGCCGGCGGAGCGTGACCCGGTGACTCCGCCGGATCTGAACGACTTCTGGGACTTCGACGACGAGGCGGAGGCCCGTCGCCGGCTGCCCAGGCTGGCCGCGCTCTTCACCGAGCCGCCCGTCGAGTGA
- the lepA gene encoding translation elongation factor 4 translates to MPPTLDSGANAPGATDPGRIRNFCIIAHIDHGKSTLADRMLQLTGVVDPRQMRAQYLDRMDIERERGITIKSQAVRMPWTVREGDQAGEHAVLNMIDTPGHVDFTYEVSRSLAACEGAILLVDAAQGIEAQTLANLYLAMENDLHVIPVLNKIDLPAAQPEKYAEELAHLIGGQPEDCIRVSGKTGAGVPYLLDEIVRQFKPPVGEAAAPARAMIFDSVYDVYRGVVTYVRVIDGRISARDRIKMMSTAAVHELLEIGVISPEMQKADALGVGEVGYLITGVKDVRQSRVGDTVTINSRPASSALGGYKDPKPMVYSGLYPIDGSDYPNLRDALDKLKLNDAALDYEPETSGALGFGFRCGFLGLLHLEIIRERLEREYNLDLISTAPNVVYRAITEDGQEIVVTNPSEYPTGKIAEVYEPTVRATVLTPNDYVGAVMELCQGRRGSLLGMDYLSADRVELRYTMPLAEIIFDFFDQLKSRTKGYASLDYEPSGEQASDLVKVDILLHGEPVDAFSAIVHKDKAYNYGTTIAAKLRNLIPRQQFEVPIQAAIGSRVIARETIRAIRKDVLAKCYGGDISRKRKLLEKQKEGKKRMKMVGRVEVPQEAFIAALSSDSDAGAGKGAGKK, encoded by the coding sequence GTGCCACCGACGCTCGATTCCGGCGCGAACGCTCCTGGTGCCACCGACCCGGGGCGCATCAGGAACTTCTGCATCATCGCCCACATCGACCACGGGAAGTCGACCCTGGCCGACCGGATGTTGCAGCTCACCGGCGTGGTCGACCCACGGCAGATGCGCGCACAGTACCTCGACCGGATGGACATCGAGCGCGAGCGCGGCATCACCATCAAGAGCCAGGCCGTCCGGATGCCGTGGACGGTGCGGGAGGGCGACCAGGCCGGCGAGCACGCCGTCCTCAACATGATCGACACGCCGGGGCACGTGGACTTCACCTACGAGGTGTCCCGGTCGCTGGCCGCCTGCGAGGGCGCGATCCTGCTGGTCGACGCGGCCCAGGGCATCGAGGCGCAGACGCTCGCCAACCTCTACCTGGCGATGGAGAACGACCTCCACGTCATCCCGGTGCTCAACAAGATCGACCTGCCGGCGGCGCAGCCGGAGAAGTACGCCGAGGAGCTGGCCCACCTGATCGGCGGCCAGCCGGAGGACTGCATCCGGGTCTCCGGCAAGACCGGCGCGGGCGTGCCGTACCTGCTGGACGAGATCGTCCGGCAGTTCAAGCCGCCGGTCGGCGAGGCCGCCGCGCCGGCCCGCGCGATGATCTTCGATTCGGTGTACGACGTGTACCGGGGCGTGGTCACCTACGTCCGGGTGATCGACGGGCGGATCAGCGCGCGGGACCGGATCAAGATGATGTCCACCGCCGCGGTGCACGAGCTGCTGGAGATCGGCGTCATCTCCCCGGAGATGCAGAAGGCCGACGCGCTCGGCGTCGGCGAGGTCGGCTACCTGATCACCGGCGTGAAGGACGTCCGGCAGTCCCGGGTGGGTGACACGGTCACCATCAACTCCCGGCCGGCGTCGTCCGCGCTCGGCGGCTACAAGGACCCGAAGCCGATGGTCTACTCGGGGCTCTATCCGATCGACGGCTCCGACTACCCCAACCTGCGGGACGCGCTGGACAAGCTCAAGCTCAACGACGCGGCGCTCGACTACGAGCCGGAGACCTCCGGCGCGCTCGGCTTCGGTTTCCGGTGCGGCTTCCTCGGTCTGCTCCACCTGGAGATCATCCGGGAGCGGCTGGAACGCGAGTACAACCTCGACCTGATCTCCACCGCGCCGAACGTGGTCTACCGGGCCATCACCGAGGACGGCCAGGAGATCGTGGTGACCAACCCGAGCGAGTACCCGACCGGCAAGATCGCCGAGGTGTACGAGCCGACGGTGCGGGCCACGGTGCTCACCCCGAACGACTACGTGGGCGCGGTGATGGAGCTGTGCCAGGGCCGGCGGGGCAGCCTGCTGGGCATGGACTACCTCTCCGCCGACCGGGTCGAGCTGCGTTACACGATGCCGCTCGCGGAGATCATCTTCGACTTCTTCGACCAGCTCAAGAGCCGGACCAAGGGGTATGCCTCGCTGGACTACGAGCCCTCCGGCGAGCAGGCGTCCGACCTGGTCAAGGTGGACATCCTCCTGCACGGTGAGCCGGTCGACGCGTTCAGCGCGATCGTGCACAAGGACAAGGCCTACAACTACGGCACCACGATCGCCGCGAAGCTGCGCAACCTGATCCCGCGCCAGCAGTTCGAGGTGCCGATCCAGGCGGCGATCGGCAGTCGGGTCATCGCCCGGGAGACGATCCGGGCGATCCGCAAGGACGTGCTGGCGAAGTGCTACGGCGGTGACATCAGCCGTAAGCGCAAGCTGTTGGAGAAGCAGAAGGAAGGCAAGAAGCGGATGAAGATGGTCGGCCGGGTGGAGGTGCCGCAGGAGGCGTTCATCGCCGCGCTCTCGTCCGACTCCGACGCCGGCGCCGGCAAGGGCGCCGGAAAGAAGTAG
- a CDS encoding GlsB/YeaQ/YmgE family stress response membrane protein, producing MELTVWGIITALIVGLIVGALGRLVVPGRQNMPIWLHMLIGVGAALLGTIVARAAGFAETAGIDWRELMLQVLFAAVAVALVAGVGRRRHVTHR from the coding sequence GTGGAGCTCACCGTCTGGGGAATCATCACTGCGCTCATCGTTGGTCTCATCGTCGGCGCGCTCGGCCGTCTGGTCGTCCCGGGCCGGCAGAACATGCCGATCTGGCTGCACATGCTGATCGGTGTCGGCGCCGCGCTGCTCGGCACGATCGTGGCCCGCGCCGCCGGCTTCGCGGAGACCGCCGGTATCGACTGGCGTGAGCTGATGCTGCAGGTCCTCTTCGCCGCCGTCGCCGTGGCGCTGGTCGCCGGGGTCGGCCGCCGTCGCCACGTCACCCATCGGTAA
- a CDS encoding sugar ABC transporter substrate-binding protein, which produces MNRWKRLAPVTAVVASAAMLIAGCGGSDESGSADDSKLTVWMMGEGSEAQTAFLDGVEAEFQQKHPDTDVVVQYIPWLEAPKKFQAALAGGAGPDITELGNTETQGWAAQEALADLSGRMDGWAEGKDILPDLVRNAQLDGKQYGVPWYAGVRAMYYRTDWFAEAGVQPPTTWDQLVAAAKTVQAKKPGTYGIALPGNSELPFYSFLWSAGAEIATREGDTWKSGYDTPEARQAVKFWTDLVTVHKVAPPAAAGWNEIDARTQFATGKAAMAFAGSWQQGAIKKDNPEIEKVWGTFPIPGPDGKPAPAFAGGSDLAVWEDSERKDLAWDYLTVLVNKKNAKTFADSLGFFPVYSDLVTGGGYADDKVMAAFATTLQNTKLTPLTPKWVEVSRTKTTTQAMNSSVIKGQKTVEQATADAAAEMESILNAK; this is translated from the coding sequence GTGAACAGGTGGAAGCGGCTGGCCCCGGTCACCGCCGTCGTGGCCTCGGCCGCGATGCTGATCGCCGGCTGCGGCGGCTCCGACGAGTCCGGGTCGGCCGACGACAGCAAACTGACGGTCTGGATGATGGGCGAGGGCAGCGAGGCGCAGACCGCCTTCCTCGACGGCGTCGAGGCCGAGTTCCAGCAGAAGCACCCCGACACCGACGTGGTCGTCCAGTACATCCCGTGGCTGGAGGCGCCGAAGAAGTTCCAGGCCGCCCTCGCCGGCGGTGCGGGCCCGGACATCACCGAGCTGGGCAACACCGAGACCCAGGGCTGGGCCGCGCAGGAGGCGCTGGCCGACCTGAGCGGCCGGATGGACGGTTGGGCCGAGGGCAAGGACATCCTCCCCGACCTGGTACGCAACGCCCAGCTCGACGGAAAGCAGTACGGCGTCCCGTGGTACGCCGGCGTGCGGGCCATGTACTACCGCACCGACTGGTTCGCCGAGGCCGGCGTGCAGCCGCCGACGACCTGGGACCAGTTGGTCGCCGCCGCCAAGACGGTCCAGGCCAAGAAGCCGGGCACCTACGGCATCGCCCTGCCGGGCAACTCCGAGCTGCCGTTCTACTCGTTCCTCTGGAGCGCCGGCGCGGAGATCGCCACCAGGGAGGGCGACACCTGGAAGTCCGGCTACGACACGCCGGAGGCCCGACAGGCGGTCAAGTTCTGGACCGACCTGGTGACCGTGCACAAGGTCGCGCCGCCGGCCGCCGCCGGCTGGAACGAGATCGACGCCCGCACCCAGTTCGCCACCGGCAAGGCGGCGATGGCCTTCGCCGGCAGTTGGCAGCAGGGCGCGATCAAGAAGGACAACCCCGAGATCGAGAAGGTGTGGGGCACCTTCCCCATCCCCGGCCCGGACGGCAAGCCGGCCCCCGCCTTCGCCGGTGGCTCCGACCTGGCGGTCTGGGAGGACAGCGAGCGCAAGGACCTGGCCTGGGACTACCTCACCGTGCTGGTGAACAAGAAGAACGCCAAGACCTTCGCCGACAGCCTCGGCTTCTTCCCGGTCTACTCCGACCTGGTCACCGGCGGCGGGTACGCCGACGACAAGGTGATGGCCGCGTTCGCCACCACGCTCCAGAACACGAAGCTCACCCCGCTCACCCCGAAGTGGGTGGAGGTCAGCCGGACCAAGACGACGACCCAGGCGATGAACAGCTCGGTGATCAAGGGCCAGAAGACGGTGGAGCAGGCCACCGCCGACGCCGCCGCCGAGATGGAAAGCATCCTCAACGCCAAGTGA
- a CDS encoding sugar ABC transporter permease produces the protein MSALTDTPQAAVDAGETPVRRRRPRVDRLPYLLLLPCLVIIGGLLLWPLGQVVWMSFHRLNNVRQLRGDRAWPWIGLENYVQILTDPFFRTVLRNTVLFAAANVALTMILGTLVGLLLNRLGRRMATFVGSCVMLAWATPALTGTIVWKWIFDDTSGLVTWLFNALPDGLSQALFGRADWTGYGWFNSPLMFFAILTLVVVWHSFPFIAVSVLAGLKSVPSELHEAARVDGAGPWRVFWQVTFPLLRPVFGILVVLSTIWDFKVFTQQFVLAGGTQDRPTFMLSIYSYAEAFSPPPKYGLGAAIAVILTLILLVVTGLYVRMVLRQEED, from the coding sequence GTGAGCGCGCTGACCGACACACCGCAGGCCGCCGTCGACGCCGGGGAAACTCCCGTACGCCGGCGGCGGCCCCGGGTGGACCGCCTGCCGTACCTGCTGCTCCTGCCCTGCCTGGTGATCATCGGCGGGCTGCTGCTCTGGCCGCTCGGCCAGGTCGTCTGGATGTCCTTCCACCGGTTGAACAACGTCCGGCAGTTGCGCGGCGACCGGGCCTGGCCGTGGATCGGGCTGGAGAACTACGTCCAGATCCTCACCGACCCGTTCTTCCGTACGGTGCTGCGCAACACGGTGCTGTTCGCCGCGGCCAACGTGGCGCTGACGATGATCCTCGGCACCCTGGTCGGGCTGCTGCTCAACCGGCTGGGCCGACGGATGGCGACCTTCGTCGGCAGTTGCGTGATGCTCGCCTGGGCCACTCCGGCGCTGACCGGCACGATCGTCTGGAAGTGGATCTTCGACGACACGAGCGGGCTGGTCACCTGGTTGTTCAACGCCCTGCCCGACGGGCTGTCCCAGGCGCTGTTCGGGCGCGCCGACTGGACCGGGTACGGCTGGTTCAACTCGCCGCTGATGTTCTTCGCCATCCTCACCCTGGTGGTGGTCTGGCACTCGTTCCCGTTCATCGCGGTCAGCGTCCTCGCCGGGCTCAAGAGCGTGCCGAGCGAGCTGCACGAGGCCGCCCGGGTCGACGGCGCCGGCCCGTGGCGGGTCTTCTGGCAGGTCACCTTCCCGCTGCTGCGCCCGGTGTTCGGCATCCTGGTCGTGCTCTCCACCATCTGGGACTTCAAGGTCTTCACCCAGCAGTTCGTGCTGGCCGGCGGCACCCAGGACCGCCCGACGTTCATGCTCTCCATCTACTCGTACGCGGAGGCGTTCTCGCCCCCGCCGAAGTACGGCCTCGGCGCGGCCATCGCGGTGATCCTCACCCTGATCCTGCTCGTGGTCACCGGCCTCTACGTCCGCATGGTGCTCCGACAGGAGGAGGACTGA
- a CDS encoding carbohydrate ABC transporter permease — MPGPTTTPPGTATTPPGTTARPPGTTARTPRRRRPVGRRIALNSAGLLVALFAAFPVYWMIATSLKPNREIFSATPRPVPTEPTLAHYRDILTGNLIPGVSFADFFGNSILVAGATVLLSGLVALLAATAVARFRFTLRTSFLIMLLVVQMIPLEALVIPLFLMIQRLGLYNTLPSLVLTYLGFSLPFAIWMLRGFVAAVPKELEEAAAIDGASRAQIFRRILFPLVAPGLVATSIFSFITAWNELIFALTFINDQSRYTLPVAMTFFFGRDDTAWGPVMAASTLFTLPVIVFFLLVQRRMVSGLVAGAVKG; from the coding sequence ATGCCCGGCCCGACGACCACCCCACCCGGTACGGCGACCACCCCGCCCGGTACGACGGCGCGACCGCCCGGTACGACGGCGCGAACGCCCCGTCGACGACGGCCGGTCGGGCGACGGATCGCGCTCAACAGCGCCGGGCTGCTGGTGGCGCTGTTCGCCGCCTTCCCGGTCTACTGGATGATCGCCACCTCGCTGAAACCGAACCGGGAGATCTTCTCCGCGACGCCCCGGCCGGTGCCGACCGAGCCGACCCTGGCGCACTACCGGGACATCCTCACCGGCAACCTGATCCCCGGGGTCAGCTTCGCCGACTTCTTCGGCAACAGCATCCTGGTCGCCGGGGCGACCGTGCTGCTCAGCGGGCTGGTGGCGCTGCTCGCCGCGACCGCGGTGGCGCGGTTCCGGTTCACCCTGCGCACCAGCTTCCTGATCATGCTGCTGGTGGTGCAGATGATCCCGCTGGAGGCGTTGGTCATCCCGCTGTTCCTGATGATCCAGCGGCTCGGCCTCTACAACACCCTGCCCAGCCTGGTCCTCACCTACCTGGGCTTCTCGCTGCCGTTCGCGATCTGGATGCTGCGTGGCTTCGTCGCCGCGGTGCCCAAGGAACTGGAGGAGGCGGCGGCGATCGACGGGGCCAGCCGGGCGCAGATCTTCCGACGGATCCTCTTCCCGCTGGTCGCGCCCGGCCTGGTGGCCACCAGCATCTTCTCGTTCATCACCGCCTGGAACGAGCTGATCTTCGCGTTGACCTTCATCAACGACCAGAGCCGGTACACCCTGCCGGTGGCGATGACGTTCTTCTTCGGCCGCGACGACACCGCCTGGGGGCCGGTGATGGCCGCCTCCACCCTGTTCACCCTGCCGGTGATCGTCTTCTTCCTGCTGGTGCAGCGCCGGATGGTCTCCGGCCTGGTCGCCGGCGCCGTCAAGGGCTGA
- a CDS encoding MOSC domain-containing protein, with translation MNVGVVTEADWAGDASGRSGIDKRPTDGRARVEETGVTGDFIAERAHHGGPDQAVYAYAWEDADWWAAELGRNLPPGRFGENLHTSGVDVTGAVVGERWAVGSALLEVTKPRTPCRTFAGFWGVPDLIRRFTVRAAPGAYLRVLRAGEVGAGDPVEVLDRPAHGVTVGEVFRALTLEPELLPRLLDAPDLPDGIRDKARRRLGVDSAG, from the coding sequence GTGAACGTCGGTGTCGTCACCGAGGCGGATTGGGCGGGCGACGCGAGCGGTCGCAGCGGCATCGACAAGCGGCCGACGGACGGGCGGGCGCGGGTCGAGGAGACCGGCGTGACCGGGGACTTCATCGCCGAGCGGGCCCACCACGGCGGCCCTGACCAGGCGGTGTACGCCTACGCCTGGGAGGACGCCGACTGGTGGGCGGCCGAGCTCGGCCGGAACCTGCCGCCGGGGCGGTTCGGCGAGAACCTCCACACGTCGGGCGTGGACGTGACCGGCGCGGTGGTCGGTGAGCGCTGGGCCGTCGGGTCCGCGCTGCTGGAGGTGACCAAGCCGCGTACGCCGTGCCGGACGTTCGCCGGATTCTGGGGCGTGCCCGACCTGATCCGGCGGTTCACCGTACGGGCGGCGCCCGGCGCGTACCTGCGGGTGCTCAGGGCCGGTGAGGTCGGCGCGGGTGACCCGGTCGAGGTGCTGGACCGGCCGGCGCACGGCGTCACCGTGGGCGAGGTCTTCCGGGCTCTGACCCTGGAGCCGGAGCTGCTGCCGCGGCTGCTCGACGCGCCGGACCTGCCGGACGGGATCCGGGACAAGGCACGCCGCCGGCTGGGCGTCGACTCCGCCGGCTGA
- a CDS encoding phytanoyl-CoA dioxygenase family protein — protein sequence MFDYGGRTGYEPISDVDRKEFHEQGFLLLRNVLTEDHRAALEAAVDRVYAEEQAKGTTTKDGTLHLLGFLERDELFGDLLTHPVAFPYMWGLAGWNIYTHHNHLDVTPPAAEPEKPYWGWHQDGYRQNSDPETMDPNLPRPMFSLKVAYVLSDLSEKGRGATKVIPGSHLWNSLPRPADTTVHNPDPEGTVEITANPGDAFIFDRRQWHSRSTNLSTITRKMLFVGYTYRWIRPLDELHIDTDGEWWANRTPVQRQLCGEGTHTANYWGINWDGYIDDEIPLRKELKQRGLLNRNIPWLR from the coding sequence GTGTTCGACTACGGAGGCCGGACCGGCTACGAGCCGATCAGCGATGTCGATCGCAAGGAGTTCCACGAGCAGGGCTTCCTCCTGCTGCGTAACGTGCTGACCGAGGACCACCGGGCCGCCCTGGAGGCCGCGGTGGACCGGGTCTACGCCGAGGAGCAGGCCAAGGGCACCACCACCAAGGACGGGACGCTGCACCTGCTGGGCTTCCTGGAGCGCGACGAGCTCTTCGGTGACCTGCTCACCCACCCCGTCGCCTTCCCGTACATGTGGGGCCTGGCCGGGTGGAACATCTACACCCACCACAACCACCTGGACGTGACCCCGCCGGCGGCCGAGCCGGAGAAGCCGTACTGGGGTTGGCACCAGGACGGGTACCGGCAGAACTCCGACCCGGAGACGATGGACCCCAACCTGCCCCGGCCGATGTTCTCGCTGAAGGTCGCGTACGTGCTCTCCGACCTGTCGGAGAAGGGGCGCGGCGCCACCAAGGTGATCCCGGGCAGCCACCTGTGGAACTCGCTGCCCCGGCCGGCGGACACCACGGTGCACAACCCGGACCCGGAGGGCACGGTGGAGATCACCGCCAACCCGGGTGACGCGTTCATCTTCGACCGCCGCCAGTGGCACTCCCGGTCGACGAACCTGTCGACGATCACCCGGAAGATGCTCTTCGTCGGCTACACCTACCGGTGGATCCGCCCGCTGGACGAGCTGCACATCGACACCGACGGCGAGTGGTGGGCCAACCGCACGCCGGTGCAGCGCCAGCTCTGCGGTGAGGGCACCCACACCGCGAACTACTGGGGCATCAACTGGGACGGCTACATCGACGACGAGATCCCGCTGCGCAAGGAGCTCAAGCAGCGCGGCCTGCTCAACCGCAACATCCCCTGGCTCCGCTGA
- a CDS encoding enoyl-CoA hydratase family protein gives MTSPDALVRVSTAGGVTTLTLDSPHNRNALSTPLMTELLDGLTTAAADDAVRVVVLDHTGPVFCSGADLKETAAAYASGSVPAGKLGDVLAAVWECPKPVLARVAGPARAGGLGLIAAADLAVCAQEATFAFTEVRIGVIPAVISATVLPRLTPRAAAELYLTGETFDGRRAAQVGLVTTAVPAAELDAVVAGYCAALVRGAPGALAGAKELLRRPAGPDLRREVAALAELSTGYFLSTEGREGVAAFREKRPPRWVSALDAG, from the coding sequence ATGACCTCTCCGGACGCACTGGTGCGGGTGTCCACGGCGGGTGGGGTGACCACGCTCACCCTGGACAGCCCGCACAACCGCAACGCGCTCTCCACGCCCCTGATGACCGAGCTGCTGGACGGCCTGACCACGGCGGCGGCCGACGACGCCGTCCGGGTGGTGGTGCTCGACCACACCGGTCCGGTGTTCTGCTCCGGAGCGGACCTGAAGGAGACCGCCGCGGCGTACGCCAGCGGGAGCGTGCCGGCCGGAAAGCTCGGTGACGTGCTGGCGGCGGTCTGGGAGTGCCCGAAGCCGGTGCTGGCCCGGGTGGCCGGGCCGGCGCGGGCCGGCGGGCTGGGCCTGATCGCCGCGGCCGACCTGGCGGTCTGCGCGCAGGAGGCGACCTTCGCGTTCACCGAGGTCCGGATCGGGGTGATCCCGGCGGTGATCTCGGCGACCGTGCTGCCCCGGCTGACCCCGCGCGCCGCCGCCGAGCTGTACCTGACCGGGGAGACCTTCGACGGCCGGCGGGCCGCGCAGGTGGGTCTGGTGACCACGGCGGTGCCCGCCGCCGAGCTGGACGCCGTGGTGGCCGGGTACTGCGCCGCGCTGGTCCGGGGCGCGCCCGGCGCGTTGGCCGGGGCCAAGGAGCTGCTGCGCCGCCCGGCCGGGCCGGACCTGCGGCGGGAGGTCGCGGCGCTGGCCGAGCTGTCGACGGGTTACTTCCTCTCGACCGAGGGGCGCGAGGGGGTGGCCGCCTTCCGGGAGAAACGGCCGCCGCGATGGGTGAGCGCGCTCGACGCGGGGTAG
- the hemW gene encoding radical SAM family heme chaperone HemW yields MPGVLPDGETVPSDGALPSSALRAVGAHGFGVYLHVPFCASRCGYCDFNTYTADELGGGAGRESYADTVLAELRLAARVLADRPPPRVDTVFVGGGTPTLLPADDLARILDAVDRTWGLAADAEVTTEANPESVTPESLKTLRAAGYTRISLGMQSAAPGVLAVLDRRHSAGRATAAAVEARDAGFDHVNLDLIYGTPGERAEDFAASLDQVVAAGVDHVSAYALIVEDGTRLAARIRRGELPYPSDDVAADRYLAAEAALDAAGFSWYEVSNWARTPAARCRHNLLYWTGGDWWGLGPGAHSHVGGVRWWNVKHPGAYAQRLAAGRSPGQARELLTADQAHMEDVMLRLRLASGLPLTVLDPVGRAGADRSLAAGLLDPAAYERGRAALTLRGRLLADAVVRDLLP; encoded by the coding sequence ATGCCCGGCGTGCTTCCAGACGGTGAGACCGTCCCGAGTGACGGCGCCCTGCCGTCGTCCGCCCTGCGTGCGGTGGGTGCGCACGGCTTCGGGGTCTACCTCCACGTGCCGTTCTGCGCCAGCCGCTGCGGCTACTGCGACTTCAACACGTACACCGCCGACGAGTTGGGCGGGGGAGCGGGCCGGGAGTCGTACGCCGACACCGTGCTGGCCGAGCTGAGGCTGGCCGCCCGGGTCCTCGCCGACCGCCCGCCGCCCCGGGTCGACACCGTCTTCGTCGGCGGTGGCACGCCGACCCTGCTGCCCGCCGACGACCTGGCCCGGATCCTGGACGCGGTCGACCGAACGTGGGGGCTGGCCGCCGACGCGGAGGTGACCACCGAGGCCAACCCGGAGTCGGTCACCCCGGAGTCCCTGAAGACGCTCCGGGCCGCCGGCTACACCCGCATCTCGCTGGGCATGCAGTCGGCCGCGCCGGGCGTGCTCGCCGTGCTCGACCGCCGGCACTCCGCCGGGCGGGCCACCGCCGCCGCGGTCGAGGCCCGCGACGCCGGCTTCGACCACGTCAACCTCGACCTGATCTACGGTACGCCGGGCGAGCGCGCCGAGGACTTCGCCGCTTCGCTCGACCAGGTGGTCGCCGCCGGGGTGGACCACGTCAGCGCGTACGCGCTGATCGTGGAGGACGGCACCCGGCTCGCCGCCCGGATCCGTCGCGGCGAGCTGCCGTACCCGTCGGACGACGTCGCCGCGGACCGTTACCTGGCCGCCGAGGCCGCCCTCGACGCGGCCGGTTTCTCCTGGTACGAGGTCTCCAACTGGGCGCGCACGCCGGCCGCCCGGTGCCGGCACAACCTGCTCTACTGGACCGGCGGCGACTGGTGGGGCCTCGGCCCGGGGGCGCACAGCCACGTCGGCGGGGTGCGCTGGTGGAACGTCAAGCACCCCGGCGCGTACGCGCAGCGGCTGGCCGCCGGCCGGTCACCCGGCCAGGCCCGGGAGCTCCTCACCGCCGACCAGGCGCACATGGAGGACGTGATGCTGCGGCTGCGGCTCGCCTCCGGCCTGCCGCTGACCGTGCTGGACCCGGTCGGCCGGGCCGGCGCGGACCGGTCGCTGGCCGCCGGCCTGCTCGACCCGGCGGCGTACGAACGCGGCCGGGCGGCGCTGACCCTGCGTGGACGCCTGCTCGCCGACGCCGTGGTCCGCGACCTGCTGCCCTGA